From the Cryptomeria japonica chromosome 2, Sugi_1.0, whole genome shotgun sequence genome, one window contains:
- the LOC131075026 gene encoding V-type proton ATPase subunit G1, with amino-acid sequence MDSNKGQGGIQLLLAAEQEAQHIIASARAAKTVRLKQAKEEAEREIAAYRAQRESEFRKKVAESSGDSGSNVKRLEEETHIKIEQLKNEASKVSPEVVAMLMKYVTTVRN; translated from the exons ATGGATTCAAACAAGGGACAGGGTGGAATACAACTGTTATTGGCTGCAGAGCAGGAAGCTCAGCACATTATTGCTTCTGCAAGAGCTG CAAAAACTGTTAGATTGAAACAGGCAAAAGAGGAAGCTGAAAGAGAAATTGCTGCTTATCGGGCACAGAGGGAAAGTGAGTTTCGGAAGAAGGTTGCAGAG TCAAGTGGTGATTCTGGATCCAATGTCAAGCGTCTCGAGGAAGAAACACATATCAAGATCGAACAGTTGAAAAATGAAGCATCTAAAGTTTCTCCAGAGGTGGTTGCCATGCTTATGAAGTATGTAACTACTGTGAGGAATTGA